In the genome of Siniperca chuatsi isolate FFG_IHB_CAS linkage group LG17, ASM2008510v1, whole genome shotgun sequence, one region contains:
- the LOC122864555 gene encoding uncharacterized protein LOC122864555, with protein sequence MDVFETLGIKIPNAVLVDGAIDSSLCDDVIEFLEQHGEISRKVTINETKSEFFGRVVVEFMSGSALVKVSPLPYTFTSETGNKLCIESLSDIYASRLCGSKTQSYLSELKSVAKLSGKQYAEVLQDMMAQINQSIAEFHCPEAAEPANPLQSTVNVPIKQSESPSAVPSSSRSTFERMTQNSENREGRSTIHMAPSDLNPPEVQRYVVEHVVRSVDNSLHYHPSHRLRTFSGKVPRPAHETDYDTWQSGVELLLKDPTISNLQRTRFIRDSLLPPAADMVKHLNPDTAPEVYLQQLESAYGTVQDGDELYAKFLDTYQDAGEKPSTYLQRLQVSLQHVVKRGGVPGRDVNKCLLTQFCRGCWDNNLIVELQLKQKKSNPPSFAEFLMLLRTEEDQDAAKSVRMKQHLGTKQKVGSNAQLVHKEESNLCAALTTLTNTVN encoded by the coding sequence ATGGATGTTTTTGAAACTCTCGGTATTAAGATTCCCAATGCAGTTCTAGTTGACGGTGCTATTGATTCTTCGCTGTGCGACGACGTCATCGAATTCTTAGAACAACACGGAGAAATTAGTCGGAAAGTTACTATTAATGAAACTAAATCTGAATTTTTTGGCCGTGTTGTTGTAGAATTTATGTCCGGTTCCGCGTTGGTGAAAGTGTCTCCGTTACCATATACTTTTACATCCGAGACAGGCAATAAGTTGTGCATTGAAAGTCTATCTGACATTTATGCATCCAGGCTTTGTGGTTCAAAGACTCAATCCTATTTGTctgaattaaaaagtgttgCTAAATTATCAGGCAAACAATATGCAGAGGTTCTTCAAGACATGATGGCtcaaatcaatcagtcaatcgcTGAATTTCATTGTCCTGAAGCCGCAGAGCCAGCCAATCCCCTGCAATCAACAGTTAATGTCCCAAttaaacagtctgaaagtcCCTCTGCAGTGCCAAGTTCGTCGAGATCTACCTTCGAAAGAATGACTCAGAACTCCGAAAACCGGGAGGGGCGATCCACGATTCACATGGCGCCGAGCGACTTAAATCCTCCCGAAGTCCAACGGTACGTGGTGGAACATGTCGTCAGGAGTGTAGACAATTCCCTGCACTATCATCCATCCCATCGTCTGAGAACATTCTCCGGGAAAGTGCCCAGGCCAGCGCATGAGACGGACTACGACACGTGGCAGTCTGGTGTGGAGTTGCTTCTGAAGGATCCAACCATATCTAACCTTCAACGCACCAGATTCATCCGTGATAGTCTACTGCCTCCTGCTGCAGACATGGTGAAACATCTTAATCCGGACACAGCCCCAGAGGTGTATTTACAACAACTCGAATCAGCATACGGTACAGTACAGGATGGAGATGAACTCTATGCAAAATTCCTCGATACTTACCAAGACGCTGGCGAAAAACCATCCACTTACCTGCAACGTCTCCAAGTCTCATTACAGCATGTGGTGAAGAGGGGAGGAGTTCCTGGGAGGGATGTGAATAAGTGCCTTTTGACCCAATTTTGTCGGGGATGCTGGGACAATAATCTGATTGTGGAGCTGCAgctaaaacagaagaaaagtaACCCACCTTCATTTGCAGAATTTCTCATGTTACTTCGTACAGAAGAGGACCAAGATGCCGCTAAGTCCGTCCGTATGAAGCAGCACTTGGGAACCAAGCAAAAGGTTGGAAGCAATGCACAACTAGTACACAAAGAAGAGTCTAACCTGTGTGCAGCATTGACTACGTTGACAAACACAGTTAACTGA